A stretch of Lujinxingia sediminis DNA encodes these proteins:
- a CDS encoding cupin domain-containing protein yields the protein MENFRPETINVNDAPRGQGDYMRVLARGEHLAMRIWIEETPADKESVMHSHGYETVGYVIEGRARLHFEGDSVLLEPGDSWLVPAHTPHFYLILEMFTAIEATSPPSEAHLS from the coding sequence ATGGAGAACTTCAGACCCGAAACGATCAACGTGAACGATGCCCCGCGGGGCCAGGGCGACTATATGCGTGTGCTGGCGCGGGGAGAGCACCTGGCCATGCGCATCTGGATCGAGGAGACCCCGGCGGATAAAGAAAGCGTCATGCACAGCCACGGCTACGAGACGGTGGGGTATGTGATTGAAGGGCGCGCCCGGCTGCATTTTGAGGGGGATTCGGTGCTGCTTGAGCCGGGCGACTCGTGGCTGGTGCCCGCGCATACGCCGCATTTTTACCTGATTCTGGAGATGTTCACCGCCATCGAGGCGACCAGCCCGCCCTCGGAGGCCCATCTCTCCTGA
- a CDS encoding right-handed parallel beta-helix repeat-containing protein, giving the protein MMNLINLKNWTRGALTLSASLALVACGDDGPQANTEPDLLPQSILEDTVLSNIVSDPSLPDYVVTESVTVQATLRVDPGVNVQFARTTRLTIDGENGGALDSRGSQDKPIKFTGEDKAKGAWDGIHFVNSTSSQNNLRWTTIEFAGDNPFGNGLRAANLSLDGGSTLFISNSTIRESARYGIEVTPDSALTGFSQNTFSGNFDYAMRLPAGEVGKVDRLSTFSGNNFEAGVETYGGDITTSATWKPLSNNAPIAVTDTVVVKNRLDLEPGTRILFDEFIGMTIDGENGGVLVALGTEADNVVMSRLGDVIWKGLYLDGVDSNQSRMEYTTIEHAGFSGYDDAPKANLTIGGATGTSTMVVLDSTFSYSQGAGIAVGEGSSVNEDVESVNSFIDNVGADVILP; this is encoded by the coding sequence ATGATGAACCTGATCAACCTGAAGAACTGGACCCGCGGCGCCCTGACCCTCTCCGCGTCCCTGGCCCTGGTCGCCTGCGGCGACGACGGGCCCCAGGCCAACACCGAGCCGGATCTGCTCCCGCAGAGCATTCTCGAAGACACCGTCCTGAGCAACATCGTCTCCGACCCCAGCCTGCCCGACTACGTCGTCACCGAGTCCGTCACCGTGCAGGCCACCCTGCGCGTGGATCCCGGCGTCAACGTGCAGTTCGCCCGCACCACGCGTCTGACCATCGACGGCGAAAACGGCGGCGCGCTCGACAGCCGCGGCAGCCAGGACAAGCCCATCAAGTTCACCGGCGAAGACAAAGCCAAGGGCGCCTGGGACGGCATTCATTTTGTGAACTCGACCTCCTCCCAGAACAACCTGCGCTGGACCACCATCGAGTTCGCCGGCGACAACCCCTTTGGCAACGGCCTGCGCGCGGCCAACCTCTCGCTGGATGGCGGCTCCACCCTCTTTATCTCCAACAGCACCATCCGCGAGTCCGCCCGCTACGGCATCGAGGTCACCCCCGACAGCGCCCTGACCGGATTCTCGCAAAACACCTTCTCCGGCAACTTCGACTACGCCATGCGCCTGCCCGCCGGCGAGGTCGGCAAAGTCGACCGCCTCTCCACCTTCTCGGGCAATAACTTCGAGGCCGGCGTCGAAACCTACGGCGGCGACATCACCACCAGCGCCACCTGGAAGCCCCTCTCCAACAACGCTCCCATCGCCGTCACCGACACCGTCGTCGTCAAAAACCGCCTCGACCTGGAGCCCGGCACCCGCATCCTCTTTGACGAGTTCATCGGCATGACCATCGACGGCGAAAACGGCGGCGTCCTCGTCGCGCTCGGCACCGAAGCCGACAACGTCGTCATGAGCCGCCTGGGCGACGTCATCTGGAAGGGCCTCTACCTCGACGGCGTCGACTCCAACCAGAGCCGCATGGAGTACACCACCATCGAGCACGCCGGCTTCTCCGGCTACGACGACGCCCCCAAAGCCAACCTCACCATCGGCGGCGCCACCGGCACCAGCACCATGGTCGTCCTCGACAGCACCTTCTCCTACTCCCAGGGCGCCGGCATCGCCGTCGGCGAAGGCTCCAGCGTCAACGAAGACGTCGAAAGCGTGAACTCCTTCATCGACAACGTCGGCGCGGACGTCATCCTCCCCTGA
- a CDS encoding YecA family protein, which produces MPYVNRCVVVVRPGQRFVDWVHALDEEDGVEPAEASAIRGETIAYLAPEVETPGDVERFLKKQARRMFEDLLEGWCVDREQWPKQRGIKSFEKWVEWELHDYVVDLDGAPLVSDSSTDQPGVVDEPFDFHAALHDPDGYISDTWGPIWVAHLYEQFASSKEAEGLRYVVGWTEVLFHYLHGYEGITVHDLTPELLEYALLVHFPRKITDPSFDAEAVLAEFVALFEFMKRAYNLKNASACLALLRRRGMADEMDEAMNSADNFGMAKRMMAGLEPFGGGAFGGIQHPFVSKEPEVGRNDACPCGSGKKYKRCCLK; this is translated from the coding sequence ATGCCTTATGTGAATCGATGTGTGGTGGTGGTGCGGCCGGGGCAGCGTTTTGTCGACTGGGTGCATGCGCTTGATGAAGAAGACGGGGTGGAGCCTGCCGAGGCGTCGGCGATTCGCGGGGAGACCATCGCCTATCTGGCGCCGGAGGTGGAGACGCCCGGGGATGTGGAGCGTTTTCTCAAAAAACAAGCGCGTAGGATGTTTGAGGACCTGCTCGAAGGTTGGTGCGTGGACCGCGAGCAATGGCCGAAGCAGCGGGGCATCAAGAGTTTTGAGAAGTGGGTGGAGTGGGAGCTTCATGATTACGTCGTCGACCTGGATGGCGCGCCGCTTGTCTCAGATTCAAGCACTGACCAACCCGGGGTTGTCGATGAGCCCTTTGATTTTCATGCCGCGCTCCATGACCCGGATGGATATATCAGCGACACCTGGGGGCCGATCTGGGTGGCGCATCTCTATGAGCAGTTTGCGAGTTCGAAGGAGGCTGAGGGGCTGAGGTATGTGGTGGGGTGGACGGAGGTTCTTTTTCATTACCTTCATGGTTATGAGGGGATCACGGTTCATGATCTGACGCCGGAGCTTCTGGAGTACGCGTTGCTGGTTCATTTCCCGCGCAAGATCACCGATCCGAGCTTTGATGCGGAGGCGGTGCTGGCGGAGTTTGTGGCGCTCTTTGAGTTCATGAAGCGGGCCTACAATCTGAAGAACGCATCGGCGTGTCTTGCGCTGCTGCGACGCAGGGGGATGGCCGATGAGATGGATGAGGCGATGAACTCGGCGGATAACTTCGGGATGGCCAAACGCATGATGGCGGGGTTGGAACCGTTCGGCGGGGGCGCGTTCGGCGGCATTCAGCACCCTTTTGTGTCGAAGGAGCCGGAGGTGGGGCGAAACGATGCGTGCCCGTGTGGGAGCGGCAAGAAGTACAAGCGCTGTTGTTTGAAGTAG